The following are encoded together in the Culex pipiens pallens isolate TS chromosome 1, TS_CPP_V2, whole genome shotgun sequence genome:
- the LOC120429019 gene encoding vesicle transport protein SEC20-like, which translates to MESHKYTLSSIRQDIVDNNLHVKAIIQDILAFRGSIAELDTLNEAGRGKLAALRKCIERLDDWARDEGDPNVYKEVDQHREQFSKTLQAFRKANISTMLEIEKQQKDELFALSPDSELRQRHPGGGSSSTSSGGATKSNRSTLLSQQESVTDRMRSISQQLSETTQKSAATLDTLITSSTAVEGTRDELLNTAGTISQSGKLLKKYGRRECTDKILLFFAFAFFLACVFYIVQKRLF; encoded by the exons ATGGAGTCCCACAAGTACACGCTGTCCTCGATCCGGCAGGACATTGTCGACAACAATCTGCACGTCAAAGCCATCATACAG GACATTCTCGCGTTCCGCGGATCCATTGCGGAACTGGACACGCTAAACGAGGCCGGCCGAGGGAAGCTGGCCGCGCTCAGGAAGTGCATCGAACGGCTTGACGACTGGGCCCGGGACGAGGGCGATCCGAACGTGTACAAGGAGGTGGACCAGCACCGGGAGCAGTTTTCCAA AACCCTTCAAGCATTCCGCAAGGCCAACATATCAACCATGCTCGAGATCGAAAAGCAGCAAAAGGACGAACTGTTTGCGCTCAGCCCGGACAGCGAACTGCGCCAGCGACATCCCGGCGGTGGCTCCTCGTCGACCTCCTCCGGCGGCGCCACCAAATCGAACCGCTCGACGCTGCTCTCGCAGCAGGAAAGCGTCACCGACCGGATGCGGTCGATATCGCAGCAGCTGTCGGAAACCACCCAGAAGAGTGCGGCCACGCTCGACACGCTCATCACGTCCAGCACGGCCGTCGAGGGCACGCGGGACGAGCTGCTCAACACGGCCGGCACTATCTCGCAGTCCGGCAAGCTGCTGAAAAAGTACGGCCGGCGCGAATGCACCGACAAAATTCTGCTCTTTTTCGCGTTTGCGTTCTTTCTGGCTTGCGTGTTCTACATCGTGCAGAAGCGACTGTTTTAA
- the LOC120429020 gene encoding uncharacterized protein LOC120429020, translating to MRSLHSLLATLAAMLLLVTAMVHATPVLLDKLFGFAAYQPPYSGGGGGGYGGNQYGYYGGGGGAVSRTAKPRPKGRSYKEICRVLNPTPYALPGSIPAAGAPFCPY from the coding sequence ATGAGGTCGCTCCACTCGTTGCTGGCAACCCTGGCCGCCATGCTGCTGCTGGTGACCGCGATGGTCCACGCGACGCCGGTTCTGCTGGACAAGCTGTTCGGCTTTGCCGCCTATCAACCGCCGTATTCCGGTGGAGGTGGTGGCGGTTACGGTGGAAACCAGTACGGATATTACGGCGGTGGGGGTGGAGCGGTCAGTCGGACGGCGAAACCCCGGCCCAAGGGACGATCGTACAAGGAGATCTGCCGCGTGCTGAATCCGACGCCGTACGCGCTGCCCGGAAGCATACCCGCGGCCGGGGCGCCTTTCTGTCCGTACTAA